Proteins from a genomic interval of Harpia harpyja isolate bHarHar1 chromosome 7, bHarHar1 primary haplotype, whole genome shotgun sequence:
- the RER1 gene encoding protein RER1 isoform X1, which translates to MSEGDSIGESVHGKPSVVYRFFSRLGQIYQSWLDKSTPYTAVRWIVTLGLSFIYMIRVYLLQGWYIVTYALGIYHLNLFIAFLSPKVDPSLMEDSDDGPSLPTRQNEEFRPFIRRLPEFKFWHSATKGILVAMACTFFEAFNVPVFWPILVMYFIMLFCITMKRQIKHMIKYRYIPFTHGKRKYKGKEDVGKTFAS; encoded by the exons ATGTCAGAAGGGGACAGTATTGGTGAGTCTGTGCATGGAAAGCCTTCTGTGGTCTATAGATTTTTCTCAAGACTTGGACAG ATCTACCAATCCTGGTTAGACAAATCTACTCCATATACTGCAGTGCGATGGATTGTAACTTTGGGTCTGAGTTTTATCTACATGATTAGAGTTTATTTACTGCAG GGTTGGTACATTGTGACATATGCCTTGGGAATCTACCATCTAAATCTCTTCATAGCTTTCTTGTCGCCAAAGGTAGACCCCTCTTTAATGGAAGATTCAG atgatggTCCTTCCTTACCCACAAGGCAAAATGAAGAATTTCGGCCTTTCATTAGAAGGCTCCCAGAGTTTAAATTCTG gcaCTCTGCCACTAAAGGAATCCTGGTTGCTATGGCGTGTACATTCTTTGAGGCTTTCAACGTTCCTGTTTTTTGGCCAATCCTTGTGATGTACTTCATTATGCTATTTTGTATCACTATGAAGAGACAAATCAAG CACATGATAAAGTACAGATATATACCCTTCACACATGGCAAGAGGAAATACAAAGGGAAAGAAGATGTGGGAAAGACCTTTGCTAGCTAG
- the RER1 gene encoding protein RER1 isoform X2 — MSEGDSIGESVHGKPSVVYRFFSRLGQIYQSWLDKSTPYTAVRWIVTLGLSFIYMIRVYLLQGWYIVTYALGIYHLNLFIAFLSPKVDPSLMEDSGKMKNFGLSLEGSQSLNSGLILILFLRHSATKGILVAMACTFFEAFNVPVFWPILVMYFIMLFCITMKRQIKHMIKYRYIPFTHGKRKYKGKEDVGKTFAS, encoded by the exons ATGTCAGAAGGGGACAGTATTGGTGAGTCTGTGCATGGAAAGCCTTCTGTGGTCTATAGATTTTTCTCAAGACTTGGACAG ATCTACCAATCCTGGTTAGACAAATCTACTCCATATACTGCAGTGCGATGGATTGTAACTTTGGGTCTGAGTTTTATCTACATGATTAGAGTTTATTTACTGCAG GGTTGGTACATTGTGACATATGCCTTGGGAATCTACCATCTAAATCTCTTCATAGCTTTCTTGTCGCCAAAGGTAGACCCCTCTTTAATGGAAGATTCAG GCAAAATGAAGAATTTCGGCCTTTCATTAGAAGGCTCCCAGAGTTTAAATTCTG gattaattttaatattatttttaaggcaCTCTGCCACTAAAGGAATCCTGGTTGCTATGGCGTGTACATTCTTTGAGGCTTTCAACGTTCCTGTTTTTTGGCCAATCCTTGTGATGTACTTCATTATGCTATTTTGTATCACTATGAAGAGACAAATCAAG CACATGATAAAGTACAGATATATACCCTTCACACATGGCAAGAGGAAATACAAAGGGAAAGAAGATGTGGGAAAGACCTTTGCTAGCTAG
- the RER1 gene encoding protein RER1 isoform X3, with amino-acid sequence MSEGDSIGESVHGKPSVVYRFFSRLGQIYQSWLDKSTPYTAVRWIVTLGLSFIYMIRVYLLQGWYIVTYALGIYHLNLFIAFLSPKVDPSLMEDSDGPSLPTRQNEEFRPFIRRLPEFKFWHSATKGILVAMACTFFEAFNVPVFWPILVMYFIMLFCITMKRQIKHMIKYRYIPFTHGKRKYKGKEDVGKTFAS; translated from the exons ATGTCAGAAGGGGACAGTATTGGTGAGTCTGTGCATGGAAAGCCTTCTGTGGTCTATAGATTTTTCTCAAGACTTGGACAG ATCTACCAATCCTGGTTAGACAAATCTACTCCATATACTGCAGTGCGATGGATTGTAACTTTGGGTCTGAGTTTTATCTACATGATTAGAGTTTATTTACTGCAG GGTTGGTACATTGTGACATATGCCTTGGGAATCTACCATCTAAATCTCTTCATAGCTTTCTTGTCGCCAAAGGTAGACCCCTCTTTAATGGAAGATTCAG atggTCCTTCCTTACCCACAAGGCAAAATGAAGAATTTCGGCCTTTCATTAGAAGGCTCCCAGAGTTTAAATTCTG gcaCTCTGCCACTAAAGGAATCCTGGTTGCTATGGCGTGTACATTCTTTGAGGCTTTCAACGTTCCTGTTTTTTGGCCAATCCTTGTGATGTACTTCATTATGCTATTTTGTATCACTATGAAGAGACAAATCAAG CACATGATAAAGTACAGATATATACCCTTCACACATGGCAAGAGGAAATACAAAGGGAAAGAAGATGTGGGAAAGACCTTTGCTAGCTAG